Within the Miscanthus floridulus cultivar M001 chromosome 17, ASM1932011v1, whole genome shotgun sequence genome, the region CGGCGACGGTTTTTGTTTGTCAGAGTGAATAGATGACCATACCTTGTTCTTCTGTGCAACAGCTGCCAGTTCTTTCAGGATGTACTCTTTAAGTCCTTCAAGTTTGCAGATTTCAGCAAAAGAACCCTTATAGCCATTGGACTGTGCCCACTTCATTGTGTTTTCTTCGTGTGGATTGACTACTGCAACTAAACTTGATCTGAAACTGTCCCCATATACCCAGATCTAGAAAAAGGACAAAAATGACAATATTAGATGTTGACCAATATTCTCTCTTAATTCAGCCATATGCTATAGCCGCTGAATTGTTTACTTACATCTTCAACAAGTGGAGGGAAGCCATACACTTTCTCCAGGTACTCAACTGCAACATACTCCCCTTGTGACAACTTAAATATGTTCTTTTTTCGGTCAATCACCTTCAGGATTCCGTCTGGGGTCATCTCTCCAATGTCACCTGAAAATAAGTGTGTTTGAGTATTGTATTGTGGAACCTTATCTATTTTTTTATTTCATTAAATTGAATATTCACCTGTATGAAACCATCCATCAACTATTGCTTCGTTTGTGAGTTCTGGACTTTTGTAGTACCCAGCGAAGACAAATTTCCCGTGAATGCAGATTTCACCACGTGAAGGGACAGCAAGTGGATCATACCCCATCTCGGGTACTTCTTCCAGTCGTATTTCAGTGTAGGTGGCAGGTACGCCAGCACTTCCAACCAGGGCCATGTCATCAATGTAGCAGACAGTGCTAGGTCCCAGTGTTTCTGTTAAACCTGAGCAAAGGTCACAGAATCTACCCTCATACTGGTTTCTTTTGAATTGGCTAATTGGGATTTACAAGTCAGGCACTTGTTAGGAACTTAGGATTGAAACTGAATATATAGATTCCTGAGAAGTTTCTGCTTCTAGTTATAAAAAGCAAGGTGCAAGTATGTGCAAGTGCAATAAAACTAAATACTTAAAACACAGTAGCTTTGTAAAAGTTTTCTCAAAACTAGTATCTGCGATggaaaatatgaaataatattgATTCACAGCATAGAGATAGGACAAGGAGAGTAAAAGGGAAACCTGGAGTCAACCTAGACAGTAAGTAATTGGCGTTATAAGTGTTTACTTCATTTTGTTACACTTTAGTACTTTGCCATTTTCTCATTTCTCTTTCCTTTGATGCTACAGAATTAATTTGGAACAGTACAAAGTGTTTGTATGCATTACCATAGCCTTGGATAAAGTATGCACAGGTGGTCACTCTCATGAACTCTTCAATCTCATTACTTAACGGAGCCCCTCCTGAAATTAATAAGCGAAGACGACCTCCAAGCCTTGCCTTGACCTAAATCAAACAAATAGCAAGAAATGCCCGGTATAAAAATTGTAAGTGCTGCTTCTACTGATATTTTTCTTTCTGTGGAAGAAATTTGGCTGTATACATTTCTTTTGTTCTTAGGTAGATATTTAGGTCTAAGAAGCATGTAACCTTGCGAAAAGCCAGCATGTCCGCAAAAGGTGAAGCAGTTTTGTGCGAGTAGCCTGCTTTCATGCTTGCCAGTTTGCTGAATTTCAAAAACTACAGTAAGATAAAGTTGCTTTGCAGCTAGAAGGAACTCAGGATGCCAGACAACTTACCGATTGTACAAAGCATTAAAAATTACCCTTCTTAGAGGTCTGAGTTCCGCAATGGCCTTTAAGATACCTAGAGCCATTCATAAGGGCTGTCTGAGTTAACAAAATTTGAGCTTAGTTGATAGAGATATTCTTATTTCACTACCTTCATAAATTCTTTCGTACACTCGGGGCACCCCAACCAGTAAAGTTGGCTTTAGCTCCACGATATCGTCCCTCAAGGCATTCAAATCCTGACAAGAAAGTAAATATTTGACTGCGGTTTATTGACTAAAGAATGATTACTTGTATGATTAGAAAGGCTAATGTAGTGGATTTTCTCACTCCATGGTAATAACCAATTGAGGCCCCTTTGTGAAAGAAATACTCTTCGATCATGCGGTCAAGGATGTGAGCAAGTGGGAGAAAGGATAGAAAGACATCATCTGTTGTCATCTGATTACATGAAGGCACCAAGTTTCTATTAAGTCATGCATAAAACAGAAATATTATCAAACCATACTCAGAGCACTGTATTTAAGGGTAGGAGGTGACCTTATCATCAAACTGATCCATAAAGAGGTTCACCCCTTTTACATACATGGCATGGCTTTCATGGGTCAGCATCACACCTTTGGGCTGTCCGCTTGTTCCACTTGTATACATGATAGTGCATATATCACTTGCTTGTGGAGGGCAAGGTTGACGAGGATTATCCTTTTCCCTGAAATCCAGTTCCAAAGCTGATGCTCAGTCAACATATATATGTCAAAACATCAGTTCATTACAAATATAACCATCATAAACATTACTACAAAACCTGACTCTGAATAGATTTGTCTAGCTGTTTCAGTAGGTTAAACTGTAAACTATCCCACAATTAATGTACCTACCACTTTTAAGAAATCATTCCAGGCGTACATTTTCATCCCAATATTATCTGCTTCTTTGATTTGTTCACTTGTTGCCGAAGTGAATGCCACCAATGCTGTAACCATGTGTTGGACAATGATGTTTGGAAACTATAGTCTTTCTATAATGATTTGAAATATTCTAACTACAAATGGACCCTAAATTTTTTGACATTGCTTACCTTTTAGCCTCTTAGCAGACTTGCAATTTGGGGATAGTATCTGCAGATGAAATGCTCTCACGTAATGTCAGAATTTAAGATGAAAGATCCTGAAGGTAGGAACATGGATAATTCATTTTAATCACACCTCTTTTATTTTCTTGTCCTGTATGAATACAACATCAATCTCAGCATGATCAATGATGTAGTCAACAGCTCCTGCACCTGTATGCTATGGAAAGTTATTGATTCTGAATTTCTAATGCATTACATTTGATTTCTTATTAAAAGCATGTGTTTccaatattttttattatttgatCTGAAACATTCTATGATGTGGGCCTGCTATTTAATGGTCTCCTACTTACCTAAAGTATCATATAGTGGGACACAGATCAGACTATTGGCATTGCAAGCCTGCAAAATTAATTGTGGATTAGCACAGTTTATTCAGAAAAGATCTGATGGGGAAAGTTAAAATTCATACAAGTCACTGACAGTTTACCTCCATTGCCACTATCCACTGAGGACAGTTTGCTCCGTAGATTCCGACCCGGGAACCCTGGTATAGTATAAGCCAAACAAAGAAGCATCAGTTCGTCTGATCCGTTTGAATGTTCTAGGATCTCTAAAAAATGCGAAAAGGCCAGTTCACAAATAATGGAAAAAAGGGGTCTATTTTACATAGCTTAAGTTTGTGCTCTTACTGGTTGCACTCCCAGGTGCTGCAAACCAGAGCCAGCTTGCAGCACCTCATCATAGATCTCCTTGTATGATTTCCACAAGTAGGGCCCTGGCTAGAAAATGGAAACAGAGAAGTTTTTACCAGTTATACAGACGAAAACTGTAAATTAAGAAAGACCTGATATAGAATATTTACGATACTATCATTTATGAGGTTTATTTATGTGTGCATACCACTCCATCTTTAAACGGACGCCATCCAAGCATCCGGTTGTTGGGATACTTGCCTGCTGCTACCCTGCATAAGTGCATATAAACATATCGATTTTTACTAAGGTTTTCTAAGCACTGTACATAATTTGTGTGTGTAATACTACAAATTTTGTAATTgaaaacctaaagaacaataaaAAAAGAGTAGACATATGAGCTTGGTTGTTGTTTCAGTTGTGTGTTACCTGAACACATCCCATGATGTTTTCATGTCAGGCTCAAGTTCTGGGAATCCATCCTTGGCCAGCACGCTCCGGAACGCCGGTCCTACCGCCGGCTGGCCGTCCTTTCCAGGCTTCCCGTCCTCCACTTTAATCGTGAAGACGTTCTTCGGATTTGCCTCCATCTCTCAGGATGGCACTGACCAGAGCCCTAAACATCCAGAACTCAAGGTTAGCTCCTCTGAGAAGCTTTTACTCTGTGGCTCCCTTCAATTACTCCATTGATTATTATAGTATATATAGCcccaagcaagatgatcaatTTGAACTACAGCTATCCAAACCATAAATTCTCTGCGATCTGAAAGTTTGTTATGTgccaaaaaaaagagaaaaaaaatctaCTAAGCAAGGATTTAAATGGGAGGAGGGGAACAAGCTTCCAGGGTCAGAGTATGAATTCTTTGTGATTATAAAAGGATATCctttgtgtgtgtgcgtgtggcCGTATGCCCGTGTGTGTTGTCACTGCAATCTGAACAAGCAGTCGAAGAACATTGCCGACTTGCAGGTTTGGTTGATCAAACCTTATCGGGTGCAATCCGAAAGCAGGAGAGGCTGAGAGCCTGAgtcctgagagagagagagagagagagcttacAGAGAACAGAGCTTGGAGGAGGCAGAGCTCTTGGGCCGAGTTGAGAAGGAGCTCGCTCTGACGCCCTGTcgatgggaggaagaagaggggcctcTTTTCTTTCCTATATATGCTGAGAGGGAGGCGCCATGGCGAAGAGAAGTTGTGTGGGGATGGAGGAGAAGTGGCGCCGGCGGGGCCCCCACGCTAATCAACCGAGCGCTGCTGAACCTGAAACTGCTTAACCCCAGGTTTAGAGAGAGAAACTGCCAAAGATTAAGCTTTTGTGTGTTTTTTTTACGCCTCTCATCTAGATATGTACAGTCACACACCAACCCCCACACGCACGCGTTCGTAGACGACGCTGCACAACGAAATTTATTAGGGGTAAATCCCGGTGAGAGACCGGAAATTCGCAGCCACCGAGGCCGAGGTCCAACCACCGGGCCTTACGCTGGGTTCTCAAGCTTTTGTGTGTTGAGCGCGTGAAGAACCGATCTTTCTTACGGAGAGATAGGTACTTGCGTCATCACGCGCGCGAGCAGAGGAGATATggaagagagagacagagagaagagagagagagattcgtttcaaaaaagagaagaaagagagagggagcgaGGGTAGTTAGCCCAGGAATAACTGCTGCATCCTCCTTTCccagtttcccttgccagttggCCCGTATGGGGTCAGTCGTATCATCATGATGCGTTTTTTCACTGCACTACCACTACAGTCCACCTGTTATACAAAGCATGTTTTGTCATAATTCGTCCAGTCATCCACATGATccactcttttttttttgaaagacatGATCGGCTCTCGAGGTTTGGTGCCGTTGTTTGTTGATTGTTTGGGCCGTGGAATTGAATCATACAGTGACTAGTTTTGTTTCGTACAGTGAAGGAGACACTGCCATAgtcctcaaatttgccgagtgtttttatttttgccgagtgtattccctcgggcactcggcgaacaagttctttgccgagtgctgcgctaaaaacactcgggaaaaaaacactcggcaaacatgacgttttgctgagtgtcaaaacaaaaacactcggcaaagatgttgtttgccgagtgttaaaaaaatacactcgacaaacaaaaataaaatattttttctgaaaaagaaggagaagaaaaaaaataataaaaaaactttgccgagtgctcagatctaaaACACTCAGGTAAAAAAagtaggagaagaaaaaaatttaaaaaaaaactttgccgagtgccctgtctgggacactcggcaaacaacaaaAATATCTACTTAACCTAACCGCGTCCAGCACCCCACCTGCCCTCCCGTCCCCaccccttctctctcctccccccagcgccccctccccttctccgcgcacgcgccaccccctcctccctctcggcgTCGGCGCGGCCCCGCCCAACCCTCCTCCCTCTCAGGCATCGGCGCGGCCCGCCCTCCCCTCTCCCAGATCCGGCTGCGCCGCCCCCTCCCGACCCTCCCTCTCCAGATCCGGCGGTGAcgggcatggtggtggtggcggagggagGAGCGGCGGATCCGGTGGCGTGCTCGTCGGCGTTCGTAGCTCAACGAGGAAGGAACGAGCGACGCGCGACGCTGGTGAGGACGGGCTTGGGCGAGGCTCGTCGAGGTGGATGGCATGGCGGTGGAGGCTCGACACCGCGGCTTCCTGGTGACGGCGAGCAGAGGTGGCCACGGCGAGGGCGTCGTAGCTCAGCGGCATGGCGGAGTAGGAGCCCGCGATGGTCGCGGATGACGACGTCGCTGTGGCGAGCGGTTTGAGGAGGCGGCTTTGCTGGTGGCGCggtggtggtgcggcgtggtggggccctcccttcttccccggtgtgctttttttattttttttgaaaaaaaagtttgccgagtgttttttgggcactcggcaacttCTTTTCCGAATGTCCGATAGAAAACaacttgccgagtgtttttgggctttgccgagtgcccaaataTCCTGTATCTGGTAGTGAGAAGATAGAGATGGAGCCGTCCACAAGGGCAATCTGGAGATATGCCTGCTACCGGTGAAGTGGTGATTGGTGTCCTCTCAGCATCGACGTGCCTTTGTGGTTGGAAGGTAACGTTACTACACATTGCACGCGCTTTTGTTGGCTATCCTGCTTTCTGTCTAGTTTGCTGTTATCTCTCTTTTCTTATTTATACGTGTGGTACCGTTTGATAATCTTCATCTTTATTTTTCTCCCTATGGTTTATAGTTTTGCATCAATGAAATTTGAGTTAGGTTGATCTGACATTGGTCTGGGATCCGACAGAGATCCTGTCCAACTCGtcggggggtggggggtggggggggggggggggggggggggggggggggatgactGAGCGTGTAACGCTGCCGATGCAACTGTCGTGCCTTCCCATTTCATGGTGAAAGGATTTGTCACGACGGGCTAATACATACTAGTGTCTAAGAATTAGTTTTTTATGTCACTATTAAGTCTGGATTAACCAGTTGCCAACTTGTCTTGTCTTGTCTAGTCATTGACTGAATCGTGTTTTCCTTTCAGTTAAGATTCTGAATTTAAACTTGGAAACTGATATATGGCGAATTGTCCGGTATCATTATTAGGGaaacccaaagcaaggaagttagcgtctACGATGACTCCTCTAGATGgttcgagacgtattaaaaggtctcgtctgacccctagggtgtgggctccgtctcacccgaccccttgggtgtgggctctgtctcgtccgacccctcgggtgcgggcttcgtctcgcccgaccttaaggctgcgggcttcgtctcgcccgaccccaaggccgcgggatCCGTCTCgttcgaccccttgggtgcgggctccgtctcgctcgaccccgcgggtgcgggctccatctcgctcgacccctcgggcgcgggctccgtctcgcctgaccccttgggtgcaggctccgtctcgctcgaccccttgggctCGTGCTCCGTcccgtccgaccccaaggccacgggtttcgtctcgcccaaggtcgcgggctccgtcttgcccgaccccaaggacgcgggtttcATCTTGTCCGACGGAGACCTAAAGAAACCCTCGATGGAAAGCCTGGCGCCTTCA harbors:
- the LOC136517292 gene encoding long chain acyl-CoA synthetase 1-like: MEANPKNVFTIKVEDGKPGKDGQPAVGPAFRSVLAKDGFPELEPDMKTSWDVFRVAAGKYPNNRMLGWRPFKDGVPGPYLWKSYKEIYDEVLQAGSGLQHLGVQPGSRVGIYGANCPQWIVAMEACNANSLICVPLYDTLGAGAVDYIIDHAEIDVVFIQDKKIKEILSPNCKSAKRLKALVAFTSATSEQIKEADNIGMKMYAWNDFLKVDNPRQPCPPQASDICTIMYTSGTSGQPKGVMLTHESHAMYVKGVNLFMDQFDDKMTTDDVFLSFLPLAHILDRMIEEYFFHKGASIGYYHGDLNALRDDIVELKPTLLVGVPRVYERIYEGILKAIAELRPLRRVIFNALYNRKLASMKAGYSHKTASPFADMLAFRKVKARLGGRLRLLISGGAPLSNEIEEFMRVTTCAYFIQGYGLTETLGPSTVCYIDDMALVGSAGVPATYTEIRLEEVPEMGYDPLAVPSRGEICIHGKFVFAGYYKSPELTNEAIVDGWFHTGDIGEMTPDGILKVIDRKKNIFKLSQGEYVAVEYLEKVYGFPPLVEDIWVYGDSFRSSLVAVVNPHEENTMKWAQSNGYKGSFAEICKLEGLKEYILKELAAVAQKNKLRGFEYIKGIVLDPVPFDIERDLVTATMKKRRKNMQNYYQSEIDMVYKKLEAQKNAAKSK